One Ovis aries strain OAR_USU_Benz2616 breed Rambouillet chromosome 24, ARS-UI_Ramb_v3.0, whole genome shotgun sequence genomic window, ATACGTATAAATACACAGACACAGCTACACGCACACATGCTGAGAAGGCTCTGCGTTCCCAAGGGTGGGGATCTAGGCCCGCCGGCCCTGGGGAGCTCCAAGGCAGCAGCTGGCCCAGTCTCCGGCGTGGCGATGCTCCGCTGACCCCGCGGCCAGTGGGGCAGGGCGGGCGAGTCCTCTGGGTAAGGCTGCTTGTTCTCCGAGCTTCTGTCCACCAGCACCCAGGTGACTGGAAACCGAATCCATGGAAGCGGGGCACCAAAGACCTGCGCCGCCGGGCACGTGTTTGGGCAGCCTGTGGGCTGGCTCAAGGGTCCGGTCTCTCCCCTCCAGGGCTCCGGGGAAAAGGGGTGCAGACAGAGGAGGGTGAAGGGGGCCTGCAGAGACGTCCTCTCCCCCGCCCCACGGGGTCCTGGCCTCCGGGAGGGGGGAGGGGCCTCCCTTATCTCTCGGCCTCCATGGCGGGGTGGGCCCTGGGTTCCGAGGCGGCCTGTTGGGGGGCCAGGGGCGGCCAGTCTGACGCTGGGGAAGGGGGGGCCGGAGTCCACAGGGGCGGCTGCGGCGGCTGGTGGTGCTGTGCGCCCCCTGGGGGTGAGGCCGCGGCCGGCCAGCCGGGTGCCGCGAAGCTGCCGGTGGCGGTGAGCGGGAAGTGCGGCGGCGGCGACGTGGCCGTGGCGGCCATTGGGCTGCCGCTGCCTCCGCTGTGGAAGCTCTCGGAGGCCTTGAGGCGAGAGAACATGGTGAGGGCGTCGGGGAAGTTGGGGGGCGTGGCGGGGGTGTTGGCAGGAGTGCACATCTGTGGGGGTAAGAGGGAGGGGGGTGAGTGCCCCTTCCAGAAGGGCCCCTTCCCCAGTGCACCCCACCCCTGGGTGGTCCCCCAGTCCGGAGCTCACAGGGGAGCAGAGCGATGCCCACGTGGGCAGGCCCACGCCGCCTGCTGCCCGGCTCCCAGAAGTCCCTCCCAGCGGCTCCTTCCTCAGGCCTGGGCGGctatcccccacccccaaactggTAGAGTCCCGCAGGGATGCCCCTGGGGCTGCAGGGAACACTTACCatctggtggtgatggtggctgTAGGGGATGTTGGTCTCTTGGAAAAAGGCGCTGAGGGCCGTCTGTAGGGAAAAAAGGCCCACGCTTACCCTCAGTACCCCAGTGGTCCTGGCCTGGCCTTCCTCCACTCTTGCCACCACCCAGAGAGGTGCTGTGGAGCCCTGGGCTGGTGGGCAGGGAGGACCCTCAGGACACTGCCTGCAAGCTGGCCGCCAGGTGCTTCCAGCTTACCTGGTTTCGTCACCATGAGTGACGTGAGGGCCTGTCTCATGGGGAAAGGGCTCCAGGAGACTCTGGCCCTATGGTCACCAACTCCATGGGTGGCAAGTCCTTACTCCTtcctgagtttcagtttccttgtctatgaACCAGAGGATGGCAAAGGCACCCCGATGTTGAGAACCTGTAACCCACCGCTCCTCTCCTGGGCTAGCCAAggggcctggccctgccctgcctctcGGTTTCTCCTTCTGCACCAAAGGGACACTGGACTAGGAGGCTGGCAGCCTCCCTCCCTGGCAGCAGTGCTCCTGAGGTCCCCGGGCCAGGCCGGGATTAAGTAGCGAGCGTGCTGTGGGTTTCGCTCTCCTATCGTCATCTGAGCCTCCCGCAAACTGGTGGAGCAAGAGGAAGGCTGCAGTGGGGTTCGCGCCCAGGACTGTGAGAAgcaggtggggaagggggtggcagCCACTCCTCGAGtggccctgggggctggggggaggggcccCCAGGGCGGTGGCCTCCAGCACTGGTGTGTCCTGGTTCGGCCCCTCGCAGAACAGGCATCCAGGAAAATAAGGGAACCAGCTGCTCTTGCGAAAGTGCAGGATGAGGGAGCCCGTCAAGTATGTGAAGGGTCTGCGGGCAGCTCTGCCCTCCACGCTGCCCCCCTCGGGCTCCCCGCCCACAGCAGACAAGGGCTGTcagccccctccccccctcccaaCACACCCAGAAACCCAGCCTGGCTCCCAGGCTTACCCTAGGGATTTTATTACTAGAGtaaattcaaatgaattattctGGGAATTTCCTGCTGGAGACGCCCTACCCCAACGTCCCCAAACAGGGGTGTGGGagctgggggcggtgggggggagaATGCCTCGGTCTCCAAGCACCTCCTTGTGACACCTCCCGGGCCAGGAGCCCCAAGGGACACCAACCCATTCCTCCCCCAGTGGCAGCTCCACAGGCAGCTACAGGCAGCTGCAGTGTGTGAGCATTCCAGGGAGAGGCGGTtgcccttttcctgccttcctaGAGCACCCCCAAACTTAAAGCACAcagttccccctcccccagcagcctTTTGTCCCCATTAACACCTGAATCACAGAGAATATGACCCCAAAACAGGCCTCCTGCTGGGCCAGCTCTCAGCCCAAGTGGCTGCCAGCTGGGGGTGGAGGCAAGGAACCCCGTTCACTCCCAGGAAGACTTAAGGGTTGGATGTTCACACTCCATTTTTACCCTAAGAACCTCCCTACAACCCACGTCTCCACTTTACACATGGTGAAGCTGAGATTCGGGGAGCCCAGGACTTGTACTGTGGGGGCCATCAAAGCCCCCAGTCTGCAAGCTGTTCCTGCCCATCCTGAGGTCAGAGTTTCCCCAGGCATTTTAATCTTCAGATACATTTTCAATTCCAGTGACCAGGGGACACCAACCCCGAGCGACTGCCGgcctgtgccaggctctgtgggcAGGGCTGCTTCCCACCGGACACCTGCCCGCCCAGCCCGAGGGGGGGAATGTGTATGCAGATGTGGGACTCCAGCAAACTACCATGAATGTGGTTTTGCAAGTTTTGCTACATCCAGCTCTAGGTTAGGAAGCTTCCTGCAGGGTGGGGCTGCCAGGCTGGGAAGGGGGGCTGCCCCTGCACTCCCAGAGGTCAGCTCACAGCTCGCGGCCCCAGGTACGGCGAAGGAAACGGAGGCCACAGGGTGGGACCTGCCCAGAGACAGCGAGCAGTGTCCCATCTTGTGATTTGAGGACCACCCCAGGATTAGCTCTCAGGTCCCCCTGAGATCTCTGGTGGGAAAGTGAGCAAGGATTCCTTTGAGTGGACAGACCACTGCCTCCCCAGACTGTCCCAACCTTGGGGCAGGAATTATGACCTCTGTCCCACCCCCCAGGAAGCTGAACTCTacagcccccaggctccctgtccctcctCTGGCCAGGAATACCTTCCCTGAGCTGGCTTCCCATCTAGAAACCAGGCTCCCCAGCCCAGGCTGGGCACAGACTCTACAGACTGAAACTGTGACCTTACACCTGTGAGGGGTGGAGCTCAAGGGGCTCTGGCCTCCTCCCTAGATACCATCCCGGGTTA contains:
- the UBALD1 gene encoding UBA-like domain-containing protein 1; the encoded protein is MSVNMDELKHQVMINQFVLTAGCAADQAKQLLQAAHWQFETALSAFFQETNIPYSHHHHQMMCTPANTPATPPNFPDALTMFSRLKASESFHSGGSGSPMAATATSPPPHFPLTATGSFAAPGWPAAASPPGGAQHHQPPQPPLWTPAPPSPASDWPPLAPQQAASEPRAHPAMEAER